From Deltaproteobacteria bacterium, the proteins below share one genomic window:
- a CDS encoding thiazole synthase, with protein MTFSVGGKNLRSRFFIGSGKLPSYGVIPEMVEKAGVEVVTVAVRRIDPDAICENIMDFIPEGCVVMVNTSGARNAEEAVRIARIGRELTGSDWVKIEVETDARYLFPDNEETLKATKILVDEGFQVFPYITPDLVMARKLERAGVAAVMPLAAPIGTNKGVTCAVLLQPIIHEIEVPVIIDAGIGRPSHAAQAMELGADAVLANTAIATAPDPVMMAIAMAKAVEAGRLAYRMGLLAEKDFADASSPLTGFLRSGQ; from the coding sequence ATGACCTTTTCTGTCGGTGGGAAAAACCTGAGGAGCCGCTTTTTCATCGGATCGGGGAAGCTTCCTTCTTATGGGGTGATTCCTGAAATGGTGGAAAAAGCCGGTGTGGAAGTCGTCACCGTTGCGGTGCGCCGGATCGATCCGGACGCGATCTGTGAGAATATCATGGATTTTATTCCGGAGGGGTGTGTCGTCATGGTCAACACCTCAGGGGCGCGCAACGCCGAAGAGGCGGTACGGATCGCCCGGATTGGTCGGGAATTGACCGGTTCCGACTGGGTCAAGATCGAGGTTGAAACCGACGCCAGGTACCTGTTTCCGGACAATGAAGAGACCCTGAAGGCTACGAAAATTCTGGTCGATGAAGGATTCCAAGTCTTTCCCTACATCACTCCCGACCTGGTCATGGCTAGAAAACTGGAAAGGGCCGGCGTGGCGGCGGTCATGCCCCTGGCTGCGCCGATCGGCACCAACAAGGGTGTTACCTGTGCCGTTCTCCTGCAGCCCATCATTCATGAAATCGAAGTCCCCGTCATTATTGATGCCGGCATCGGACGCCCGTCCCATGCCGCCCAGGCCATGGAACTGGGGGCCGATGCGGTGCTGGCCAATACGGCGATCGCCACGGCACCGGACCCCGTCATGATGGCGATTGCCATGGCAAAAGCGGTGGAAGCGGGGCGTCTTGCCTACCGAATGGGGCTGCTGGCGGAGAAGGACTTTGCCGACGCGTCATCCCCCCTGACGGGTTTTCTCAGGAGTGGCCAATGA
- the thiS gene encoding sulfur carrier protein ThiS encodes MIKLNGKERPDCLNIDALLEEYGYDRKRVAVLVNGEIVRKNNWANFDLDPGDEVDVVAFVGGG; translated from the coding sequence ATGATAAAACTCAACGGAAAAGAAAGGCCGGACTGCCTGAACATCGATGCCCTCCTGGAGGAATATGGGTACGACCGTAAACGGGTTGCGGTCCTGGTGAACGGAGAAATCGTGAGAAAGAACAACTGGGCGAACTTCGATCTCGACCCCGGAGATGAAGTAGATGTTGTGGCCTTTGTCGGGGGGGGATAA